The DNA sequence tttggctttctttatgctctctggtgttgcgttttctaatagttcaatgacttccttttcattcaactccagtgtgaagcgattttcgctggtcgccattgtttcttgagggaaaattttttagctcctttttaaatttaagctgacgcgtacgcttgccatatttggagattatggtatattggctcgtATACCATAACGGCTAagcaataaaaagtcttgaattgcattatccaatgatccagttttttatAAAATGAATTATGCATATTTCTGTGTACAAGTTGAGTGAACTAACTTATGAAAGTTAGAAGGTTCCATGGACAAAGATGCTCGTTGAATTTCTTTTACGGGTCATCACCTTAACCAATTCTTGtttgaaattaacaaattcttc is a window from the Acropora palmata chromosome 14, jaAcrPala1.3, whole genome shotgun sequence genome containing:
- the LOC141865792 gene encoding uncharacterized protein LOC141865792 isoform X2, yielding MATSENRFTLELNEKEVIELLENATPESIKKAKKYGMKIFQGDQHTQGHDVMMKRRDSNP